A region from the bacterium genome encodes:
- a CDS encoding RMD1 family protein encodes MHIEVKAYDIARSINLTTLKSAGLGVILCEEPLIYQEVDKYLAVFDFGVAVFFGYNKSEIANRIQQIKKHTVGYKTEYSKDDFVLHVGPKEGILPTKEELTIETLNLDTIKLVSIVLARSVSLEYYENLIDKSLEKLTEVIHSLASTGKTGETESRLSKEVGLALAIEHELAYNLEILDEPEILWEGGKKIEDLYHTLTKTFELESRVQILEKKLDIVSKSYRFLIDQLQARRASVLELIIILLILFEIIFFIAEFYLR; translated from the coding sequence ATGCATATTGAAGTTAAAGCTTACGACATCGCGAGAAGTATAAATTTAACTACGTTAAAATCCGCTGGATTAGGGGTTATCCTTTGTGAAGAACCATTGATTTATCAAGAAGTAGATAAATATCTAGCGGTATTTGATTTCGGGGTGGCGGTGTTTTTTGGCTACAATAAATCCGAAATTGCTAATAGAATCCAACAAATCAAAAAACACACGGTTGGTTATAAAACCGAATATTCTAAAGATGACTTTGTATTGCATGTAGGTCCTAAGGAAGGGATTTTACCAACTAAAGAAGAGTTAACTATCGAAACTTTGAATCTGGATACTATAAAACTGGTCAGCATTGTTTTAGCTCGGTCGGTATCTCTAGAATATTATGAAAATCTTATTGATAAATCATTAGAAAAATTAACTGAGGTTATTCATTCTTTGGCGTCAACTGGGAAAACCGGCGAAACTGAGTCTCGGTTGTCAAAAGAAGTTGGATTAGCGTTAGCGATCGAACATGAGCTAGCGTATAATCTCGAAATTTTAGACGAACCAGAAATCTTATGGGAAGGTGGCAAAAAAATTGAGGATTTGTATCATACCTTGACGAAAACTTTCGAATTAGAATCGCGAGTCCAGATTTTAGAAAAAAAATTGGATATTGTTTCCAAATCCTATCGATTTTTAATTGACCAACTTCAAGCTCGTCGAGCATCGGTATTAGAACTAATTATCATTCTATTGATTTTATTTGAAATCATATTTTTTATCGCTGAGTTTTATCTCCGATAA
- a CDS encoding N-acetylmuramoyl-L-alanine amidase, which yields MKFIYTIPIWLLLLNLLTACTTSSIHITKKTKPNITIVWQPSHQTDTGRNFNEAVVCNAIVESAMKTKPRLREYKVWSLGKKDLHHADSGSNTKVEHTSAIIDGKISGYAYELQQSNKRHPLIFISVHNNGATNRHAVWGYIHEGDTFETENRQLATRLIAAIANVTDLENRGVHLDSSTGRNDYRCKTTGKLAFYSLDENINTAPYRVLLEIGDNAASRDFLLNPVNQQKLGQTIKTELVKWLNEKD from the coding sequence ATGAAATTCATATATACCATTCCAATATGGTTGCTTTTACTAAACCTCCTTACCGCATGCACGACCTCCTCGATACATATCACGAAAAAGACTAAACCGAATATTACCATCGTCTGGCAACCATCGCATCAGACTGATACCGGTCGGAACTTTAATGAAGCAGTGGTATGTAATGCCATCGTTGAATCCGCAATGAAAACCAAACCGCGTTTGCGGGAATATAAAGTTTGGAGTTTAGGTAAGAAAGATTTACATCATGCAGATAGCGGAAGTAATACCAAAGTCGAACATACTTCAGCGATTATTGACGGCAAAATTTCGGGATATGCGTATGAACTCCAGCAATCAAATAAACGGCATCCGCTGATTTTCATTTCAGTTCACAACAATGGCGCAACGAACCGGCATGCAGTCTGGGGATATATCCACGAAGGGGATACGTTCGAAACAGAAAACCGTCAACTTGCAACGCGACTTATCGCTGCGATTGCAAATGTTACGGATTTAGAGAATCGTGGGGTTCATCTAGATAGTTCTACCGGCAGAAATGATTATCGTTGCAAGACAACCGGCAAGCTCGCGTTTTATAGTTTAGATGAAAATATTAATACCGCACCATATCGCGTTCTGTTAGAAATCGGGGATAATGCTGCTAGTCGCGATTTTTTACTCAATCCGGTAAATCAGCAGAAACTCGGACAAACGATTAAAACTGAACTGGTTAAATGGTTAAATGAAAAGGATTAG
- a CDS encoding 1-deoxy-D-xylulose-5-phosphate reductoisomerase, which produces MQKTKKRIAILGSTGSIGTRTLDVCRDLSAEFEVIALTARNNLRLLAKQAAEFNPKLIGLMDETKRATFLTKYHKPAVSCNVLVGLEGLTEIVTDDRVDIVVVATVGAIGLLPTIAAIKAKKQIALANKEVLVMAGEIVMSLAKKYRVPIIPIDSEHSAIFQCLSAGKPTEIEKIILTASGGPFRTLRADFKNITVKQALSHPTWAMGKKITIDSATLMNKGFEVIEATHLFNLPPDKIEVVIHPESIVHSMVEFVDKSIIAQMSITDMYLPIQFALTYPNRKPSPLLSLDLVKLGKLTFAQPDVRRFPCLRLAYDAVNIGGTMPAVLNAANEIAVSAFLEGKLAFSEIPKLIRQTMDSHQVIIHPTLNQILEVDTWARKQAQCKVLD; this is translated from the coding sequence ATGCAGAAAACGAAAAAACGTATAGCTATTCTTGGGTCAACCGGTTCGATTGGTACTAGAACTCTAGATGTCTGTCGGGATTTATCTGCTGAATTTGAAGTTATTGCGTTAACCGCGCGAAATAATCTCAGACTTCTTGCGAAACAGGCTGCTGAATTTAATCCTAAGCTAATCGGATTAATGGATGAAACTAAACGGGCTACCTTCCTGACAAAATATCATAAACCAGCGGTATCCTGTAACGTGTTGGTTGGCCTAGAAGGATTAACCGAAATTGTTACCGATGATCGGGTAGATATTGTGGTAGTTGCAACCGTTGGTGCAATCGGTTTACTTCCAACCATAGCAGCAATAAAAGCGAAAAAGCAGATTGCACTCGCGAATAAAGAAGTATTGGTTATGGCAGGTGAAATTGTGATGTCGCTTGCGAAAAAGTATAGGGTTCCAATTATCCCGATCGATAGTGAACATAGCGCTATATTCCAATGTCTTTCTGCAGGGAAGCCAACTGAAATCGAAAAAATTATCCTAACCGCTTCCGGTGGTCCCTTCCGAACATTACGCGCTGATTTTAAAAACATAACGGTTAAGCAAGCGCTATCGCATCCGACGTGGGCAATGGGAAAGAAAATAACGATCGATTCTGCTACGTTGATGAATAAAGGGTTCGAAGTTATCGAAGCAACTCATTTATTTAACTTACCTCCGGATAAAATTGAGGTGGTTATCCATCCGGAGAGTATCGTTCATTCGATGGTAGAGTTTGTGGATAAATCTATTATCGCCCAAATGAGTATAACCGATATGTATCTGCCAATACAATTTGCGTTAACGTATCCTAACCGGAAACCGAGTCCGCTCCTGTCATTAGATTTAGTGAAATTAGGCAAATTAACTTTCGCTCAACCGGATGTTCGTCGGTTTCCCTGCTTACGCTTAGCATACGATGCAGTGAACATAGGGGGAACGATGCCTGCAGTACTTAACGCCGCAAATGAAATTGCAGTATCTGCATTTCTAGAAGGGAAACTTGCTTTCTCCGAAATACCAAAGTTGATTAGACAAACTATGGATTCACATCAGGTAATCATTCATCCGACGTTGAATCAAATTCTTGAAGTAGATACTTGGGCACGAAAACAAGCTCAATGTAAAGTGTTAGATTAG